Proteins from one Vicinamibacterales bacterium genomic window:
- a CDS encoding DUF502 domain-containing protein: protein MMPWLRRSFLTGLVVTVPLFITVVTLVWLFRFIDGVATPLSTNLIGREVPGLGVLITAAVILLAGALATNVLGRRILRRGEQWLLNVPLFKTVYAPVRQLVAAFSPDSETGFKKVVIVDDSRRGLVLGFLTREFTLDRGNGPEAMVAVYVPTNHLYLGDVVVYPRSQASFPDLSVEDGVRIFLTGGMALPPQISTRTGHDGDETSR, encoded by the coding sequence ATGATGCCCTGGCTGCGCCGGAGCTTCCTGACCGGCCTGGTGGTGACGGTGCCGTTGTTCATCACGGTAGTCACGCTGGTCTGGCTGTTCCGCTTCATCGACGGGGTGGCGACGCCGCTGTCGACGAACCTGATCGGCCGCGAGGTGCCGGGGCTGGGCGTGTTGATCACGGCCGCCGTCATCCTGCTGGCTGGCGCGCTGGCTACCAACGTGTTGGGCCGGCGCATCCTGAGGCGCGGGGAACAGTGGCTGCTGAACGTGCCGCTGTTCAAGACCGTGTATGCGCCGGTGAGGCAGCTGGTGGCCGCCTTCTCGCCCGACAGTGAAACGGGCTTCAAGAAGGTGGTGATCGTGGACGATTCGCGGCGGGGCCTGGTGCTCGGGTTCCTGACGCGGGAGTTCACCCTGGATCGCGGGAACGGGCCGGAAGCGATGGTGGCGGTGTATGTGCCGACCAATCACCTGTATCTCGGTGACGTGGTGGTCTACCCCCGCAGCCAGGCGTCATTTCCGGATTTGTCGGTTGAAGATGGCGTGCGGATTTTCCTAACGGGCGGCATGGCGCTGCCCCCGCAGATCAGTACGAGGACAGGACACGATGGTGATGAGACTTCTCGATAG